A single genomic interval of Rhizobium leguminosarum bv. trifolii WSM1325 harbors:
- a CDS encoding lipid A biosynthesis acyltransferase (PFAM: lipid A biosynthesis acyltransferase~KEGG: rec:RHECIAT_CH0002575 lipid A lauroyl acyltransferase protein), producing the protein MKLFITRIVLALRNFQQWLVAQLMFGFMNFLKLFPADGAIRFADRMMRRLGRLTGRHRLMLTNLRNAFPEKREAEIEEIALASWGNMGRLAAEYVFLDQLFDYDPEKSEPGRVEVSGVPIFLDLRDNPRPFIVFTGHTANFELLPVAGAAFGLTVTVLFRPPNNPYVAKKVFDFRSARMGKLVPSHAGSSFALARQLEAGQGVGVLVDQKFRKGLKGTFFGRDVKTNPLLPKLVRQFDCEVYPARCIRLPGNRYRLEIEPRLDMPRDAKGNLDLPAAAQLLNDKVESWVREYPEQWLWYHDRWQIKQTLAP; encoded by the coding sequence GTGAAGCTTTTCATCACCCGGATCGTTCTGGCGCTCAGGAATTTCCAGCAATGGCTGGTGGCTCAGCTGATGTTCGGCTTCATGAATTTCCTGAAGCTGTTTCCGGCCGATGGCGCGATCCGCTTTGCCGACAGGATGATGCGACGCCTCGGCCGGCTGACCGGCCGCCACAGATTGATGCTGACCAATCTGCGCAACGCCTTTCCCGAGAAGCGCGAGGCCGAGATCGAGGAGATCGCGCTCGCCAGCTGGGGCAATATGGGCCGGCTTGCTGCGGAATACGTCTTCCTCGACCAGTTGTTCGACTATGATCCTGAAAAGTCGGAGCCGGGCAGGGTGGAGGTGTCGGGCGTCCCGATCTTCCTCGACCTGCGTGACAATCCGCGCCCCTTCATCGTCTTTACCGGACATACCGCCAATTTCGAGCTGCTGCCGGTGGCGGGAGCCGCCTTCGGGCTCACCGTGACCGTGCTCTTTCGGCCGCCGAATAATCCTTATGTCGCCAAGAAGGTGTTCGACTTCCGGAGCGCCCGCATGGGCAAGCTGGTGCCCTCGCACGCAGGCTCGTCTTTCGCGCTCGCCCGTCAGTTGGAAGCAGGTCAGGGCGTGGGCGTGCTGGTCGATCAGAAATTCCGCAAGGGGCTGAAGGGCACCTTCTTCGGGCGCGATGTCAAGACCAATCCGCTGCTGCCGAAGCTGGTGCGTCAGTTCGACTGCGAAGTCTATCCAGCGCGCTGCATCCGGCTGCCGGGAAATCGCTACCGGCTGGAAATCGAGCCGCGGCTGGACATGCCGCGCGATGCCAAGGGCAACCTCGACCTGCCGGCCGCCGCCCAGCTGCTCAACGACAAGGTGGAAAGCTGGGTGCGGGAATATCCGGAACAGTGGCTCTGGTATCACGACCGCTGGCAGATCAAGCAGACGCTCGCGCCTTAG
- a CDS encoding Alcohol dehydrogenase zinc-binding domain protein (PFAM: Alcohol dehydrogenase zinc-binding domain protein; Alcohol dehydrogenase GroES domain protein~KEGG: rec:RHECIAT_CH0002576 probable alcohol dehydrogenase protein) — MRALQLIDDRKLEITDLPEPDAPGAGEVTLRVKAVALNHIDVWGWRGMAFAKRKMPLVIGAEASGVVEAIGPGVANVLPGQLVSIYGARTCGLCRPCREGRDNLCEHVSGVHGFHLDGFAQEKVNLPARLLVPAPPGVDAIGAALAPVTFGTVEHMLFDNAKLEPGETILVHAGGSGIGTAAIQLAKKIGCTVITTVGSDDKIEKAKALGADHVINYRTDRFEGVVRKLTKKKGVDVVFEHVGKDTWAGSMLCMKRGGRLVTCGSTSGVSTEMNLMMLFQQQLKLFGSFGCRMENMANAMQKMGRGLVHPVIDTEVSFSDIDRALERMESRQIFGKIILKMD, encoded by the coding sequence ATGCGCGCTTTGCAACTGATCGATGACCGCAAGCTTGAGATCACCGACCTGCCGGAACCGGACGCTCCTGGTGCCGGCGAGGTGACGCTGCGCGTCAAGGCGGTGGCGCTCAACCATATCGACGTCTGGGGCTGGCGCGGCATGGCATTCGCCAAGCGCAAGATGCCGCTGGTTATCGGTGCCGAAGCTTCTGGCGTCGTCGAGGCGATCGGGCCGGGCGTTGCCAACGTGCTGCCGGGCCAGCTCGTCTCCATCTACGGCGCGCGCACCTGCGGCCTCTGCCGCCCCTGCCGCGAAGGCCGCGACAATCTCTGCGAACATGTCTCCGGCGTGCACGGCTTCCATCTCGACGGCTTCGCCCAGGAGAAGGTCAACCTGCCGGCGCGCCTGCTGGTGCCAGCCCCTCCCGGCGTCGACGCGATCGGCGCGGCGCTTGCTCCGGTCACTTTCGGCACGGTCGAGCACATGCTGTTCGACAATGCCAAGCTTGAGCCGGGCGAGACGATCCTCGTCCATGCCGGCGGCTCCGGCATCGGCACGGCGGCGATCCAGCTTGCCAAGAAGATCGGCTGCACCGTCATCACCACGGTCGGTTCGGACGACAAGATCGAGAAGGCCAAGGCGCTCGGCGCCGATCACGTTATCAACTACCGCACCGACCGTTTCGAAGGCGTGGTGCGCAAGCTCACCAAGAAGAAGGGCGTCGACGTCGTTTTCGAACATGTAGGCAAGGACACCTGGGCAGGCTCGATGCTCTGCATGAAGCGCGGCGGGCGCCTCGTCACCTGCGGCTCGACCTCGGGTGTTTCCACTGAGATGAACCTGATGATGCTGTTCCAGCAACAACTCAAGCTCTTCGGTTCCTTCGGCTGCCGCATGGAGAACATGGCGAATGCGATGCAGAAGATGGGCCGCGGGCTCGTCCATCCCGTCATCGATACCGAGGTCAGCTTCAGCGATATCGACCGGGCGCTGGAGCGGATGGAATCGCGCCAGATCTTCGGCAAGATCATCCTGAAGATGGATTGA